A region from the Benincasa hispida cultivar B227 chromosome 10, ASM972705v1, whole genome shotgun sequence genome encodes:
- the LOC120088823 gene encoding uncharacterized protein LOC120088823: MRLKNLMENKQLDFNQPFLSVRRVSSMETSLEANETARTENRWPPLPVYKSELKSGPVRNPGNVPFLWEHAPGRPKDGRKSQTIALKSSTAIPKCSPGIDSKKQHCNSKGSRSGDAIPNSDHFPSHKNMVKFKTLRERIERDLSSDSEDGDETYLEANDTLSRSESFSMNCSVTGLSGLDGGDVKSSGTSKDQQTCDFMMGRFLPAAKALASETPQVSHRKQSVQREQQREAKKMVEMDKECRVNSLPLMLPSYHAPPNPQDDEESSGDDDVNLDESEYSSPKSCGLFARFCLRSSFCLLHPVPGMRTQGSSVASAHRVQNDNLTDSSCSSIKNLRNEEKSLNGNWMVELHEENTVLRGQLNRKGMSNDPKKHKPLLSEGKVFHSDPERVNSSKVHSEQHGSGRTKFRELLVNEPSSGSSLVVEKTLHVDSVHNMKSQSSNSKSADTKGITNCLMENRDKSTRSRETKEILHLDSNVESENKRLSSISMESMDLCSSYYNAKTNLKAISSKATVTDERTIDSESDQSERSGNQETSGSLHHKKLSQESSDDSCKDFISFTSSEASNREKLHFESKVVKGNSKGHDQDSITLTSSRATTQGKIDLESACQLKRSRPNSSQLALAPPLPKSPSESWLKRTLPTISSRNSVQKSNLAARNYATRKNTVF, from the exons ATGAGGCTGAAGAATTTGATGGAAAATAAGCAGTTGGATTTTAATCAGCCATTTCTTTCTGTGAGGCGGGTTTCGTCTATGGAAACTTCGTTGGAAGCTAACGAAACGGCGAGAACGGAGAACCGTTGGCCACCTCTTCCTGTTTATAAGTCGGAATTGAAATCTGGTCCAGTGAGGAATCCAGGAAATGTTCCTTTTCTATGGGAACATGCCCCAGGAAGGCCTAAGGATGGAAGAAAATCACAAACCATAGCTTTGAAATCGTCTACCGCCATCCCGAAATGCTCTCCTGGGATAGATTCAAAGAAACAGCATTGTAATAGCAAAGGGTCAAGAAGTGGAGATGCAATTCCAAATTCTGACCATTTCCCTTCCCATAAAAACATGGTTAAGTTTAAGACATTGAGGGAGAGGATTGAGAGAGATTTAAGTTCTGATTCGGAGGACGGAGACGAGACTTATCTCGAAGCAAACGACACGCTTTCTAGATCTGAGTCATTTTCCATGAACTGCAGTGTAACTGGTTTGAGTGGATTGGATGGTGGTGATGTTAAATCATCAGGAACATCGAAAGATCAGCAAACTTGCGACTTCATGATGGGACGATTCTTGCCTGCTGCCAAGGCATTGGCTTCAGAAACACCTCAAGTTTCTCATAGAAAGCAAAGTGTTCAAAGAGAGCAGCAAAGAgaggcaaagaagatggttgaaATGGATAAGGAATGCCGAGTAAATTCGCTTCCACTGATGTTGCCATCATATCATGCTCCTCCGAATCCACAGGACGACGAAGAAAGTAGCGGAGATGATGATGTTAATCTAGATGAATCTGAATACTCATCTCCCAAATCTTGTGGTCTGTTCGCTCGGTTTTGCTTGAGAAGTTCCTTTTGCCTTTTACACCCGGTTCCCGGGATGAGAACGCAAGGCTCGTCTGTTGCTTCAGCTCATAGAGTTCAGAATGATAATTTGACTGATAGTTCTTGCAGCAGCATTAAG AATCTTAGAAATGAGGAAAAATCGCTCAATGGGAACTGGATGGTTGAGCTACACGAAGAAAATACTGTGCTTAGAGGTCAATTAAATAGAAAGGGCATGTCAAACGACCCGAAAAAACACAAACCTCTCCTTTCAGAAGGAAAAGTTTTTCACAGTGACCCAGAAAGAGTTAATAGTTCCAAAGTGCACAGTGAACAACATGGAAGTGGAAGAACCAAATTTCGTGAATTATTAGTGAACGAACCGTCTTCAGGGAGCTCCCTTGTCGTCGAGAAAACCTTGCACGTAGATTCTGTTCACAATATGAAGTCtcaaagttcaaattcaaagtctGCAGATACAAAGGGAATAACAAATTGCTTGATGGAGAATCGTGATAAGTCAACAAGAAGCAGAGAAACTAAAGAGATTCTTCATTTGGATTCTAATGTTGAAAGTGAAAACAAGAGGTTGAGCTCTATAAGTATGGAGTCTATGGATTTATGTTCATCTTATTACAATGCAAAAACGAACTTGAAGGCAATATCATCAAAAGCAACAGTGACAGATGAAAGAACAATTGATTCTGAAAGTGATCAATCAGAGAGATCAGGCAATCAAGAAACTTCAGGAAGCCTTCATCATAAAAAGTTGAGTCAAGAAAGCTCAGATGACTCTTGTAAGGATTTTATCTCATTTACAAGTTCAGAAGCTTCAAACAGGGAAAAGTTACATTTCGAGAGCAAAGTGGTAAAGGGGAATTCTAAAGGCCATGACCAGGATTCTATCACATTGACAAGCTCAAGAGCCACAACTCAAGGCAAAATCGATCTCGAAAGTGCTTGTCAACTGAAAAGATCCCGGCCAAATTCTTCACAACTAGCACTTGCTCCACCTCTACCGAAATCTCCATCCGAGTCCTGGCTTAAGCGCACATTGCCAACAATTTCGTCAAGAAACTCGGTGCAGAAGTCCAATCTTGCTGCTCGCAATTACGCTACAAGGAAAAACACTGTATTCTGA